A window from Vigna angularis cultivar LongXiaoDou No.4 chromosome 7, ASM1680809v1, whole genome shotgun sequence encodes these proteins:
- the LOC108338261 gene encoding endoplasmin homolog has protein sequence MRKWTVASVLLLLCLLFLFADQGRKFQANAAGDSDGVVDPPKVEDKIGAVPHGLSTDSDVVKREAESISKKSLRSNAEKFEFQAEVSRLMDIIINSLYSNKDIFLRELISNASDALDKIRFLSLTDKEVLGEGDNTKLDIQIKLDKEKKILSIRDRGIGMTKEDLIKNLGTIAKSGTSAFVEKMQTSGDLNLIGQFGVGFYSVYLVADYVEVISKHNEDKQYVWESKADGAFAISEDTWNEPLGRGTEIRLHLKEEAGEYLEESKLKELVKRYSEFINFPIYIWASKEVDVEVPADEDDSGDEDDSADGSSKEETEDEDADKGEDEDKPKTKTVKETTYEWELLNDVKAIWLRNPKEVTEEEYTKFYHSLAKDFSDEKPLSWSHFTAEGDVEFKAVLFVPPKAPQDLYESYYNANKSNLKLYVRRVFISDEFDELLPKYLNFLRGLVDSDTLPLNVSREMLQQHNSLKTIKKKLIRKALDMIRRIADEDPDESSDREKKEDASSDNDEKKGQYVKFWNEFGKSIKLGIIEDATNRNRLAKLLRFESTKSDGKLTSLDQYISRMKAGQKDIFYITGTSKEQLEKSPFLEQLKKKNFEVIYFTDPVDEYLMQYLMDYEDKKFQNVSKEGLKLGKDTKNKELKESFKDLTKWWKTALSKDNVDDVKISNRLDNTPCVVVTSKYGWSANMERIMQSQTLSDASKQAYMRGKRVLEINPRHPIIKELRERVVKNPEDEGVKQTAQLMYQTALFESGFNLDDPKDFTSRIYDSVKSSMNISPDATVEEEDDTEAEAESEVKETPNKPEAEVDDDVDDAKDEL, from the exons ATGAGGAAGTGGACGGTTGCTTCCGTTCTCCTTCTACTCTGtctcctctttctctttgcAGATCAAG GTCGAAAGTTTCAGGCGAATGCCGCGGGTGATTCCGACGGCGTTGTAGATCCGCCCAAGGTGGAGGACAAGATCGGCGCGGTTCCTCATGGCCTTTCTACCGATTCAGATGTGGTCAAAAG GGAGGCGGAGTCGATCTCGAAGAAATCTCTTCGGAGCAACGCCGAGAAGTTTGAGTTCCAAGCGGAAGTGTCACGGCTCATGGATATTATCATCAACTCTCTCTATAGTAACAAGGATATCTTCCTCAGAGAGTTGATTTCCAATGCTTCTGAC GCTTTGGACAAGATTAGGTTCCTCTCTCTCACGGACAAGGAGGTTTTGGGAGAAGGTGATAACACCAAGCTTGATATTCAG ATTAAATTAgacaaggaaaagaaaattctcTCGATCAGAGACCGGGGTATTGGTATGACGAAGGAGGATTTGATTAAGAATTTGGGAACAATTGCTAAATCTGGAACTTCAG CATTTGTTGAGAAAATGCAAACAAGTGGAGATCTCAATCTCATTGGGCAGTTTGGTGTCGGCTTTTACTCTGTGTATCTCGTGGCTGACTATGTTGAAGTTATTAGCAAGCATAATGAGGATAAGCA GTATGTATGGGAATCAAAAGCTGATGGAGCTTTCGCAATCTCGGAAGATACATGGAACGAACCTCTAGGACGTGGAACCGAGATTAGACTACACCTCAAAGAAGAGGCTGGGGAGTACTTAGAGGAATCTAAACTGAAA GAATTGGTGAAGAGGTACTCTGAATTTATTAACTTCCCTATCTATATTTGGGCAAGCAAAGAGGTTGATGTGGAGGTTCCCGCAGATGAAGATGATTCCGGTGATGAAGATGATTCTG CTGATGGCAGCTCCAAGGAGGAAACCGAAGACGAAGATGCTGATAAAGGTGAAGATGAAGACAAGCCTAAGACAAAAACAGTGAAGGAAACAACTTACGAATGGGAACTTCTAAATGATGTGAAAGCTATATGGCTGAGGAATCCAAAGGAGGTTACCGAGGAAGAATACACCAAATTCTACCACTCTCTTGCCAAG GATTTCAGTGATGAGAAACCTCTATCGTGGAGTCACTTCACTGCCGAAGGTGATGTAGAGTTCAAGGCAGTCCTGTTTGTACCACCTAAGGCACCTCAGGATTTATACGAGAGCTATTATAACGCAAACAAATCCAACCTGAAGTTGTATGTTAGACGAGTCTTCATTTCAGACGAGTTTGATGAACTGTTGCCCAAGTACCTAAACTTCTTGAGG GGTCTTGTTGATTCCGACACATTGCCACTCAATGTATCGCGAGAAATGCTTCAACAACATAATAGTCTAAAGACAATCAAGAAGAAACTTATCAGGAAAGCCCTTGATATGATCCGTAGGATTGCTGATGAGGATCCTGACGAGTCCAGtgacagagaaaagaaag AAGATGCATCCTCTGACAACGATGAGAAGAAAGGTCAATATGTCAAGTTCTGGAATGAATTTGGTAAATCCATTAAACTTGGTATCATCGAGGATGCCACTAACAGAAATCGGTTGGCAAAATTGCTCAGATTTGAGAG CACCAAGTCTGATGGTAAATTGACATCCCTGGATCAGTACATTTCTAGAATGAAAGCTGGCCAGAAGGACATCTTTTACATAACTGGAACCAGCAAAGAACAGCTGGAGAAATCTCCATTCCTTGAACAgcttaagaagaaaaattttgag GTTATTTACTTCACGGATCCAGTTGATGAATACTTAATGCAATACCTGATGGATTATGAAGATAAAAAGTTCCAAAATGTGTCCAAGGAGGGTTTGAAACTCGGGAAGGATACGAAAAACAAGGAACTGAAGGAATCCTTTAAGGATCTTACGAAGTGGTGGAAAACTGCTCTATCCAAGGATAATGTCGATGATGTGAAGATATCCAACCGATTGGATAACACTCCTTGTGTAGTAGTGACATCAAAATATGGTTGGAGTGCAAACATGGAGCGAATCATGCAGTCTCAAACTTTGTCAGATGCTAGCAAGCAAGCATACATGCGTGGGAAGAGGGTGCTTGAGATCAATCCTAGGCATCCTATTATCAAGGAGCTCCGCGAGAGAGTAGTAAAGAACCCCGAG GATGAGGGCGTGAAACAAACAGCACAGCTGATGTACCAGACTGCACTCTTCGAAAGTGGCTTCAATCTTGATGATCCTAAGGATTTCACTTCCCGTATTTATGATTCGGTGAAGTCTAGTATGAACATCAGTCCTGATGCAACAGTTGAAGAGGAAGATGACACCGAGGCGGAGGCTGAAAGTGAGGTAAAAGAAACTCCAAACAAGCCTGAAGCTGaagttgatgatgatgttgacgATGCGAAAGACGAGTTGTAG
- the LOC108337670 gene encoding thaumatin-like protein 1 encodes MEYCFSLHIALIWVFLFKGASCATFTLINKCDYTVWPGILANAGSSGLDSTGFELKPGGSRIFQAPPNWSGRFWGRTGCNFDPNTQQGSCTTGDCGSNQVQCNGGGASPPATLAEFTIGSGSGTQDFYDVSLVDGYNLPLIVDPSGGSGTCGSTGCVADLNQRCPNELRVADRAACRSACEAFQSPEYCCSGAYSSPATCKPSIYSQVFKSACPKSYSYAYDDATSTFTCTGADYAITFCPSTTSQKSARDAAAPPSGFVSGTGTGEMPLIVDSPWFSNFFSGISSNSHSCPFPFILTLTLLIFFSLQYS; translated from the exons ATGGAATATTGTTTCTCCTTACACATTGCTCTCATTTGGGTATTTCTTTTCAAag GTGCTTCGTGTGCCACATTTACTCTAATCAACAAATGTGACTACACGGTTTGGCCTGGGATTTTAGCCAACGCAGGGAGCTCCGGATTAGACTCAACTGGGTTTGAACTCAAACCGGGTGGGTCACGGATCTTCCAAGCACCGCCCAATTGGTCCGGAAGATTCTGGGGCAGAACCGGCTGCAATTTCGACCCGAACACCCAACAGGGTAGTTGCACCACAGGAGACTGTGGCTCCAATCAGGTCCAATGCAACGGGGGAGGGGCAAGTCCACCGGCCACATTGGCGGAGTTCACAATCGGGTCGGGTTCTGGCACACAGGACTTTTACGACGTGAGTCTCGTTGACGGTTACAACTTACCGTTAATTGTAGACCCCAGTGGCGGGTCGGGTACGTGCGGGTCCACCGGGTGCGTTGCGGACCTGAACCAACGGTGCCCCAACGAGTTACGCGTGGCGGATCGCGCCGCGTGTAGGAGTGCCTGTGAGGCGTTTCAGAGCCCAGAGTATTGCTGCAGCGGCGCGTACTCTTCACCCGCGACATGCAAGCCTTCGATATATTCGCAGGTATTCAAATCCGCGTGTCCGAAATCGTATAGCTACGCGTACGACGACGCTACGAGTACGTTTACGTGTACCGGAGCCGATTACGCCATCACATTCTGCCCTTCAACCACAAG CCAAAAATCTGCAAGAGATGCAGCAGCTCCTCCTTCTGGATTTGTATCAGGAACAGGGACAGGGGAGATGCCGTTGATAGTTGACAGTCCATGGTTTTCCAATTTTTTCTCTGGAATCTCATCCAACTCTCATTCATGTCCCTTCCCATTCATTCTTACACTCACTCTGCTAATCTTCTTCTCTTTGCAATACTCATAA